From Deltaproteobacteria bacterium:
GTCACAACTCCTGCGCCCCTCGACCCTCGACGACCTGGGGCTGGTGCCCTCCCTCGACAGCCACCTGAAGGCGTTCGCCGACCGGCATCAGATCGCCACCAGCTTCACGGCCGAGGGCCTGCCCGAGCGCCTGCCGGCGGAGATCGAGACCGCGCTCTACCGCATCACGCAGGAGGCGCTCACCAACGTCGCCCGCCACGCCGGGGCGCACCGGGTACGTGTGGCGCTCACGCGCGAGCGCGCCGACTTGAAGCTCGAGATCGCCGACGACGGGCACGGGCTGCCCCTCCGGCAGGGCGGCACGAAGCCGGGCACCGGTCTGGTCGGCATCCGCGAGCGCGTCCACGCGCTCGGCGGGACGGTGACGCTGAGCTCCGAGAGCGGGGTGCGGATCAGCGTGCGGGTCCCGCTGCCCGACTAGCTTTCGAGCGCCACCTGGACCTGCTCGCGATCGAGCTCGGGTGCAGCCTCGACCGCGACCGTCCGCCCGACCAGCCGCTCGAGCGCCTCCAGGCTGCGCCGCTCCTGCTCGGTCAGGAAGGCCGCCACCTCGGGATGGACGCGCAGCGCGATGCGCGTCGAGTCCCTCGCCCCGGCCGCCTCGCGCTGCACGCGGCGAAGGGCGTCGTAGGCGAGCGTCTCGAGCGAGCGCACGCGCCCCCCGCCGCCGCAGTGCGGGCACGGGCTCAGGAGGAGCTGCTCGAGGCTCTCGCGCGTCCGCTTGCGCGTCATCTGCACCAGGCCGAGCTCCGAGATGCGCAGCACGTTGGCGCGCGCCTTGTCCCTGCGGACCGCGTCCTGGAGCGCGTCGAAGACCTTCTTTCGGTTGGCGGCCTTCTCCATGTCGATGAAGTCGATCACGATGATGCCGCCGATGTTGCGCAGCCGGAGCTGCTGCACGACCTGCTTCGCCGCCTCGAGGTTGGTCTTGAGGATCGTCTCCTCCTGGTCCTTCTTGCCGACGTAGCGGCCCGTGTTGACGTCCACCGTGGTGAGCGACTCGGTCTGGTCGAAGATCAGGTAGCCACCCGACTTGAGCCACACGCGGCGCTCGAGGGCGCGGTTGATCTTGGTCTCCACGCCGTGCTGGTCGAAGATCGGGGTGAGCCCCTCGTAGAGATGCACGCGCGGGGCGAGCCGCGGCATGAGCGCGGTCACGAACTCGAGCACGCGCGCATGGTCCTCCCGGCTGTCGATCGCGAGCCGGTCGACGTCGGAGGTGAAGAGGTCGCGGACCGTGCGCAGCACGAGGTCGAGGTCGGAGTGCACGAGGGCGGGCGCGCTCGCGGCGTCGGCCTGCTTCTCGAGGCGCGCCCAGAGACGCGTCAGGAAGCGCACGTCGTCGTGGATCTCCCGCTTGGTCACGCCCTCGCAGGCGGTGCGCACGATGAGGCCGCCCTCCTCGGGGCGCTCGGCCTCGACGATGGTGCGCAGGCGGTCGCGCTCGGCGGGGTCCTCGATGCGGCGCGAGACCCCGATGTGCTGCGTCCCCGGCATGTAGACCAGGTAGCGGCCGGGGAGCGAGAGGTGGGCGGTCACGCGCGCGCCCTTGGTCCCCATCGGCTCCTTCGCCACCTGGACCAGCACCTCCTCGCCCTTGTGCAGGCGCTCCTCGATCGGACGTGTGTCGTGCGGCGGCGGGAGCGCCGGCGCCTCGACCAGCTCGGCCGCGTCGCCCTCGCGCGCCACCTCGGGCGGCAGCGCCGGGGGACCCACGTCCGAGGCATGCAGGAAGGCCGCCTTCGGGAGCCCGATGTCGATGAACGCGGCCTGCATGCCCGGGAGCACGCGCAGCACCTTGCCCTTGTAGACGTTGCCGGCGATCCCGCCGCCGCCGCGGCGCTCGATGTGCAGCTCGACCAGCGTCGTGTCTTCGAGGAGCGCCACCCGCGTCTCCCACGGGGCCACGTTGATGAGGATCTGCTT
This genomic window contains:
- a CDS encoding Rne/Rng family ribonuclease; this encodes MAKQILINVAPWETRVALLEDTTLVELHIERRGGGGIAGNVYKGKVLRVLPGMQAAFIDIGLPKAAFLHASDVGPPALPPEVAREGDAAELVEAPALPPPHDTRPIEERLHKGEEVLVQVAKEPMGTKGARVTAHLSLPGRYLVYMPGTQHIGVSRRIEDPAERDRLRTIVEAERPEEGGLIVRTACEGVTKREIHDDVRFLTRLWARLEKQADAASAPALVHSDLDLVLRTVRDLFTSDVDRLAIDSREDHARVLEFVTALMPRLAPRVHLYEGLTPIFDQHGVETKINRALERRVWLKSGGYLIFDQTESLTTVDVNTGRYVGKKDQEETILKTNLEAAKQVVQQLRLRNIGGIIVIDFIDMEKAANRKKVFDALQDAVRRDKARANVLRISELGLVQMTRKRTRESLEQLLLSPCPHCGGGGRVRSLETLAYDALRRVQREAAGARDSTRIALRVHPEVAAFLTEQERRSLEALERLVGRTVAVEAAPELDREQVQVALES